From a single Micromonospora sp. WMMD1102 genomic region:
- a CDS encoding alpha/beta fold hydrolase, giving the protein MTLPDSVRRWFPGLPADHGTLPTVICLAGAGGGSGEFRDWGRILQGRITVAPVALPGREHRVAESLHEPAAALADQIVRAVAPLTTRPFALFGHSLGALLLYEVARRLDGPARRSLRHLFVGAQPAPSWPQTDTIYSTMTDDALIAYLRRLGGTPEPVLNHAPLMALYLKVLRADARLAEEYVYSGPAGLECPLTVFRAAQDTETPPHTLAAWAVETSGPFRTVDLPGGHFSLRTDRHHIIDRMVACLADPPVGSSPQGIS; this is encoded by the coding sequence ATGACCCTGCCGGACTCCGTACGCCGATGGTTTCCCGGTCTGCCGGCGGACCACGGCACACTGCCGACCGTCATCTGCCTCGCCGGCGCTGGCGGTGGGTCCGGCGAGTTTCGTGACTGGGGCCGCATCCTGCAGGGGAGGATCACGGTCGCGCCGGTGGCGCTACCAGGCAGGGAGCACCGTGTGGCGGAGTCGCTGCACGAGCCCGCGGCCGCGTTGGCCGACCAGATCGTGCGCGCGGTCGCACCGTTGACCACCCGGCCGTTCGCGTTGTTCGGTCACAGCCTCGGCGCGCTGCTGTTGTACGAGGTCGCCCGGCGCCTGGACGGCCCGGCCCGCCGGTCGTTGCGCCATCTCTTCGTCGGCGCGCAGCCGGCGCCGAGCTGGCCGCAGACCGACACGATCTACAGCACGATGACCGACGACGCGCTGATCGCCTATCTTCGCCGCCTCGGCGGTACGCCCGAACCAGTGCTCAACCACGCCCCGCTGATGGCGTTGTACCTGAAGGTGTTGCGGGCCGACGCCCGGCTGGCGGAGGAGTACGTGTATTCCGGTCCGGCCGGACTGGAATGCCCCCTGACCGTGTTCCGTGCCGCGCAGGACACCGAAACCCCGCCTCACACGCTGGCCGCCTGGGCGGTCGAGACGTCCGGACCGTTTCGGACCGTTGATCTGCCGGGAGGGCACTTCAGCCTGAGGACCGACCGCCACCACATCATCGACCGGATGGTTGCATGCCTCGCCGACCCTCCCGTGGGAAGCTCTCCGCAAGGGATCAGTTGA
- a CDS encoding amino acid adenylation domain-containing protein, with translation MFDKIDARVLAWNQTATAYPRDASLVALFDESARLAGSACAVVDGDRSLDYQELHARSNGLAHVLEAGGVRGRRVGVLGKRCADAVVAMLAILKAGGAYVPLDDSYPPARLHSMLEAAGVGCVVVLPGQESAPSMSVPTFDVGDASCPDPPRSASEARGEDLACVMFTSGSTGQPKAVGMRHRNISRLAINSDFTTLDGTDRVLHASSPSFDASLFEIWCALLRQAGLVVLPSSTLLSPGDFQAAIHRHGITTAFLTTAVFHYLARRRPGIFGELRELLVGGEVVNPERVRQVLSSRPPGRLVHCYGPTEGTTFTTTYPITKLPARQASIPIGRPIANAACYVLRADGTPADVDESGELWIGGDGVTAGYLNDTALTAERFRPDPFDTDPSARLYRTGDRALWRADGVIEFLGRVDTQIKILGHRIEPAEIEYQLCQEETVAEAVVTREESDEGEAVHLVAHIVPVDGASVGAAALRRSLAQRLPTYLVPTRFHELDRLPLLPSGKVDRAALPSARPAAPPTRDGVLEQTVRLAWLSALAGSGIDPDFDARSTLFELGCGSLDLIRIHDQVASLFPLPDLSVTDLFAHPSLRAYTIHLAGMLDRASAHTAADESTGGAYIDLP, from the coding sequence ATGTTCGACAAAATCGATGCGCGCGTGCTGGCGTGGAACCAGACTGCGACCGCCTATCCCCGGGACGCGAGTCTGGTCGCTCTGTTCGATGAAAGCGCCCGGCTGGCCGGCTCGGCGTGCGCGGTCGTGGACGGCGATCGTAGCCTCGACTATCAGGAACTCCACGCCAGGTCCAACGGCCTCGCACACGTGCTCGAGGCGGGCGGCGTCCGGGGCCGACGCGTCGGCGTCCTCGGCAAGCGCTGCGCCGACGCTGTCGTGGCCATGCTCGCCATTCTCAAGGCGGGAGGCGCGTACGTGCCCCTCGACGACTCGTACCCGCCGGCGAGGCTGCACTCGATGCTGGAGGCGGCAGGTGTGGGGTGTGTCGTCGTTTTGCCCGGCCAGGAGTCCGCGCCGTCGATGTCGGTGCCGACGTTCGACGTGGGTGACGCGTCCTGCCCCGACCCGCCGCGCTCGGCCAGCGAGGCCCGCGGCGAAGACCTCGCCTGCGTCATGTTCACGTCCGGCTCCACCGGCCAGCCGAAGGCGGTCGGCATGCGGCACCGCAACATATCGAGGCTTGCGATCAATTCCGATTTCACCACGCTCGACGGTACGGACCGGGTGCTGCACGCGTCGTCGCCATCGTTCGACGCCTCGTTGTTCGAGATCTGGTGTGCGCTGCTCCGGCAGGCCGGGCTGGTCGTGCTGCCGTCGAGCACCCTGCTGTCGCCAGGCGACTTCCAGGCCGCCATCCACCGCCACGGCATCACCACGGCATTCCTCACCACCGCCGTCTTCCACTACCTCGCCCGGCGCCGCCCCGGCATCTTCGGCGAGCTGCGTGAGCTACTCGTCGGCGGTGAAGTGGTCAATCCGGAGCGGGTTCGGCAGGTCCTGTCGTCCCGGCCGCCCGGCCGTCTCGTTCACTGCTACGGGCCAACCGAAGGCACGACCTTCACCACCACGTACCCCATCACCAAGCTGCCGGCCAGGCAGGCGAGCATTCCCATCGGCCGCCCGATCGCGAACGCGGCCTGCTATGTGCTGCGCGCCGACGGGACGCCGGCGGACGTCGACGAGTCGGGTGAGTTGTGGATCGGTGGCGACGGCGTAACCGCGGGCTACCTCAACGATACGGCCCTGACGGCCGAACGATTCCGACCGGACCCGTTCGACACCGACCCGTCGGCACGCCTCTACCGCACCGGTGACCGGGCATTGTGGCGGGCCGACGGCGTCATCGAGTTCCTCGGTCGAGTGGACACCCAGATCAAGATTCTCGGCCATCGTATCGAGCCCGCCGAGATCGAGTACCAGTTGTGCCAGGAGGAAACGGTCGCCGAGGCCGTGGTGACACGCGAGGAGAGTGACGAGGGAGAGGCGGTACATCTGGTGGCGCATATCGTCCCGGTCGACGGGGCGAGCGTCGGCGCGGCGGCATTGCGCCGCTCGCTGGCACAGCGCCTGCCGACCTATCTCGTACCGACGCGGTTCCACGAGCTGGATCGACTACCGCTGTTGCCGTCCGGCAAGGTCGACCGCGCGGCGCTGCCGTCCGCACGCCCCGCCGCCCCGCCGACGCGGGATGGCGTCCTGGAACAGACCGTCCGGCTCGCGTGGTTGTCAGCCCTGGCCGGCAGCGGAATCGACCCGGACTTCGACGCGCGGAGCACGCTTTTCGAACTCGGCTGCGGCTCGCTGGACCTCATCCGGATCCACGATCAGGTCGCGTCGTTGTTCCCGCTCCCCGACCTGTCGGTGACGGACCTCTTCGCCCACCCGTCCCTGCGCGCCTACACGATCCACCTTGCCGGCATGCTCGACCGAGCCTCGGCCCACACCGCCGCAGACGAGTCGACCGGTGGTGCATACATAGACCTGCCATAG
- a CDS encoding UDP-glucose/GDP-mannose dehydrogenase family protein: MTIPYPSTQPMPAIPAVAPPSGAARPRLTFLGTGYLGATYAICFAELGYEVIGFDVDAEKIAKLASGEVPFHEPGLDELLKRNLAAGRLRFSTDIAETAVFGDVHFICVGTPQRADGMGADLSYVEAAVTGLSQHLIRKALIVGKSTVPVGTAEWIEQLVGKHAEADLGVEVAWSPEFLQEGFAVEDVLRPNRIVVGVKSEWANGMLYSAHKGVFDLAATEDREVPLVVTDFATAELVKVAANAFLATKISFINAMAEVCEVAGGDVTQLARAIGYDPRIGNRFLQAGVGFGGGCLPKDIRAFQARAQELGAGEALRFLHEVDLINLRRRSRVLQLAAELLGRRYGPAGPDLSGTRIAVLGATFKPNSDDVRDAPSLAVAAALHKAGADVHVHDPQGMENARRERPELTYEASMEEAVRGADLLCVLTEWADFRNADPVALGELAAGRRVVDGRNCLDSGLWTQAGWDYRGMGRP, from the coding sequence GTGACGATCCCGTACCCGAGCACCCAGCCCATGCCGGCGATCCCGGCGGTCGCCCCGCCGTCCGGTGCCGCCCGCCCGCGGCTGACCTTCCTCGGCACCGGCTACCTGGGCGCGACGTACGCCATCTGCTTCGCCGAACTCGGCTACGAGGTGATCGGCTTCGACGTCGACGCCGAGAAGATCGCTAAGCTGGCCAGCGGCGAGGTACCGTTCCACGAGCCCGGCCTGGACGAGCTGCTCAAGCGCAACCTGGCGGCCGGTCGGCTCCGGTTCTCGACCGACATCGCCGAGACCGCCGTCTTCGGCGACGTGCACTTCATCTGCGTCGGCACCCCGCAGCGGGCCGACGGCATGGGCGCCGACCTGTCGTACGTCGAGGCGGCCGTCACCGGGCTCTCCCAGCACCTGATCCGCAAGGCGCTGATCGTCGGCAAGTCCACCGTCCCGGTCGGCACCGCCGAGTGGATCGAGCAGCTCGTCGGCAAGCACGCCGAGGCCGACCTCGGGGTCGAGGTGGCCTGGAGCCCCGAGTTCCTCCAGGAGGGCTTCGCCGTCGAGGACGTGCTCCGGCCCAACCGGATCGTGGTCGGGGTCAAGAGCGAGTGGGCCAACGGCATGCTCTACTCCGCGCACAAGGGCGTCTTCGACCTCGCCGCCACCGAGGACCGGGAGGTCCCGCTGGTGGTGACCGATTTCGCCACCGCCGAGCTGGTCAAGGTGGCCGCGAACGCCTTCCTGGCCACCAAGATCTCGTTCATCAACGCGATGGCCGAGGTCTGCGAGGTGGCCGGCGGCGACGTCACCCAGCTCGCCCGGGCGATCGGCTACGACCCCCGGATCGGCAACCGCTTCCTCCAGGCCGGCGTCGGCTTCGGCGGCGGCTGCCTGCCCAAGGACATCCGGGCGTTCCAGGCCCGCGCCCAGGAGCTGGGCGCCGGCGAGGCGCTGCGCTTCCTGCACGAGGTCGACCTGATCAACCTGCGCCGCCGCAGCCGGGTGCTCCAGCTCGCCGCCGAACTGCTCGGCCGCCGGTACGGGCCGGCCGGGCCGGACCTCTCCGGCACCCGGATCGCGGTGCTCGGCGCCACCTTCAAGCCGAACTCCGACGACGTGCGGGACGCCCCCTCGCTGGCCGTCGCCGCCGCCCTGCACAAGGCCGGCGCCGACGTGCACGTGCACGACCCGCAGGGCATGGAGAACGCCCGCCGGGAGCGGCCCGAGCTGACCTACGAGGCCAGCATGGAGGAGGCGGTGCGCGGGGCCGACCTGCTCTGCGTACTCACCGAGTGGGCCGACTTCCGCAACGCCGACCCGGTGGCACTCGGCGAACTCGCCGCCGGACGGCGGGTGGTGGACGGCCGAAACTGCCTCGACTCCGGACTGTGGACCCAGGCCGGCTGGGACTACCGGGGGATGGGCCGACCGTAA